One genomic window of Blastopirellula retiformator includes the following:
- a CDS encoding DUF1444 family protein has protein sequence MGMFDFLFGPSKQDRFAQSLIDRIRQAGETKEIVFHKEEFQLRFYEDGEEAGIANLNNLYAEYCSIAKVDRDEFLSQATRALLSYRKEVPEDFEDARHDVRPVVRSKAYFEMLRLEQYFRGGTPLNLPYVEIGQHLLAAPVYDLPESIRAIDQELLDTWSVSLYEVMEIARQNLEDAEFVVGVVGEKLYALASGDSYDAARMLLVDHITEFNLEGAPIAVAPNRDSLIIVGSDDDDGLAMMLDLIEQSISDPRPVSAIPVRLVDGEWETWLPEPSHPLYGRFREFQVQSLLGEYEEQKAMLEGVFEETGTDIFVASYTAIQRNESGEIVTYCVWTRDVNGLLPKTDFVLFGDPGRLGTVASASWDKVESIVGDLMEDLETYPPRYRVSEFPSAEQLEKLGHDDRISA, from the coding sequence ATGGGCATGTTCGACTTTTTGTTTGGTCCTTCCAAGCAGGATCGGTTCGCCCAATCGCTGATCGATCGCATCCGCCAGGCGGGCGAAACAAAGGAAATCGTCTTCCACAAAGAAGAGTTCCAGCTGCGGTTCTACGAGGATGGCGAAGAAGCGGGCATCGCCAATCTGAACAACCTCTATGCCGAATACTGCAGCATCGCCAAGGTCGATCGCGACGAGTTCCTCTCTCAGGCGACCCGGGCCCTCCTCTCTTACCGCAAAGAAGTCCCCGAAGATTTTGAAGACGCCCGGCATGACGTTCGCCCGGTGGTCCGCAGCAAAGCCTACTTCGAGATGCTCCGGCTGGAGCAATATTTTCGGGGCGGCACTCCGCTCAATCTCCCCTACGTCGAGATCGGCCAACACCTGCTAGCAGCGCCGGTCTACGATTTGCCCGAATCGATCCGAGCCATCGACCAGGAGTTGCTCGATACGTGGAGCGTCAGCCTGTATGAGGTGATGGAGATCGCCCGGCAAAACCTGGAAGACGCCGAGTTCGTCGTTGGCGTGGTGGGCGAGAAGCTATACGCACTGGCCAGCGGCGACAGTTATGACGCCGCCAGGATGCTGCTGGTCGACCACATCACTGAGTTCAATCTGGAAGGCGCCCCGATCGCAGTCGCCCCCAATCGCGACTCGCTGATCATCGTCGGCAGCGACGATGACGATGGCCTGGCGATGATGCTCGATCTGATCGAGCAATCGATCTCCGACCCGCGGCCGGTCAGCGCGATCCCGGTTCGGCTGGTCGACGGCGAGTGGGAAACGTGGCTCCCAGAGCCCTCACACCCGCTCTATGGCCGCTTTCGCGAGTTTCAGGTCCAGTCGCTGCTCGGCGAATACGAAGAGCAGAAAGCGATGCTGGAAGGGGTCTTCGAGGAAACGGGAACCGATATCTTCGTCGCCTCCTACACGGCGATCCAGCGCAACGAGTCAGGCGAGATCGTCACCTACTGCGTCTGGACCCGCGACGTGAACGGCCTGCTGCCGAAGACCGACTTCGTCCTGTTCGGCGATCCCGGCCGCCTAGGAACGGTCGCCTCGGCAAGCTGGGACAAGGTCGAATCAATCGTCGGCGATCTGATGGAAGACCTGGAAACCTACCCGCCGCGGTATCGCGTGTCGGAGTTCCCCAGCGCCGAGCAGCTGGAAAAGCTGGGGCATGACGACCGGATTAGTGCGTAG
- a CDS encoding DEAD/DEAH box helicase: MADIKYADMALSAEMKAALEAARYVQPSPIQAAIIPLALEGKDVLGQARTGTGKTAAFGIPIIEGLEHGPQSRNPQALILTPTRELAVQVRDEIAKLTHGQRINVVAIYGGKPLRTQIEKLKRAPHIVVGTPGRVIDLMTRRALNLEVLRTVVLDEADRMLDIGFRPDIEKILRRCPEGRQTLLLSATVPPSIEKLAQRYMHNPEKVDFSPTNISAETIEQRYFTVDQSKKFDLLVELLRREQPQKSIVFCRTKRGTERITQRLSKKTKLVHCIHGDMQQGARNRALTDFKASKFRVLVATDVVGRGIDISDVSHIINYDIPEYSDDYVHRVGRTGRMGKEGIAFTFVTPEEGNELTRIEIRIDKLLIRDEIPGFTPYERTDVDTGPGPAATVIGPDGEKEVGKVVEEPKDEPPKSLKSRGKRYRRAL, from the coding sequence ATGGCTGATATCAAGTACGCCGACATGGCACTGTCGGCCGAAATGAAAGCCGCACTCGAAGCGGCCCGCTACGTCCAACCCTCCCCGATCCAGGCCGCCATCATCCCTCTCGCCTTGGAGGGAAAAGACGTACTCGGCCAGGCTCGCACCGGTACCGGCAAGACCGCCGCGTTCGGCATTCCGATCATTGAAGGCCTGGAGCATGGACCGCAATCGCGCAACCCTCAGGCCCTGATCCTGACCCCCACCCGCGAATTGGCGGTTCAAGTCCGTGATGAAATCGCCAAGCTCACCCACGGCCAACGGATCAATGTGGTCGCCATCTATGGCGGCAAACCGCTTCGCACGCAAATTGAAAAGCTGAAGCGGGCCCCGCACATTGTGGTGGGGACTCCCGGCCGCGTGATCGACCTGATGACACGCCGCGCCCTTAATCTGGAGGTGCTGCGGACCGTCGTATTGGACGAAGCGGACCGTATGCTCGACATCGGCTTCCGTCCTGATATCGAGAAGATCCTTCGGCGCTGCCCTGAAGGCCGCCAGACGCTGCTGCTGAGTGCGACCGTTCCGCCGTCGATCGAAAAGCTGGCCCAGCGGTACATGCACAACCCCGAGAAGGTCGACTTCTCCCCCACCAACATCTCGGCCGAGACGATCGAGCAGCGGTACTTCACCGTCGATCAATCGAAGAAGTTTGATCTGCTGGTCGAGTTGCTCCGTCGTGAGCAACCGCAAAAGTCGATCGTCTTCTGCCGCACCAAGCGAGGGACCGAGCGGATTACGCAGCGGCTCTCGAAGAAGACCAAGCTGGTCCACTGCATCCATGGCGACATGCAGCAAGGCGCTCGCAACCGGGCCCTGACCGACTTCAAAGCGAGCAAATTTCGCGTGCTGGTCGCCACCGACGTCGTTGGCCGCGGCATCGACATCTCCGACGTCTCGCACATCATCAACTACGACATCCCCGAATACTCCGACGACTACGTCCACCGCGTCGGCCGCACCGGCCGCATGGGCAAAGAAGGGATTGCGTTCACCTTCGTCACGCCCGAAGAGGGGAACGAACTGACGCGGATCGAAATTCGGATCGACAAGCTGTTGATCCGCGACGAGATCCCCGGCTTCACCCCGTACGAGCGAACCGACGTCGATACCGGCCCTGGTCCAGCCGCCACCGTGATTGGCCCTGACGGCGAGAAGGAAGTCGGCAAGGTGGTCGAAGAGCCGAAGGACGAGCCGCCCAAGAGCCTCAAAAGTCGCGGCAAGCGATACCGCCGCGCTCTGTAG
- a CDS encoding bifunctional folylpolyglutamate synthase/dihydrofolate synthase, translating to MDGKPAASPEGVELATPEIGSYDEAIGFLMGRINYERSAFIPYRSPQFHLARMRRLDELLGNLVDQLKIVHIAGTKGKGSTATVLSAILEAAGNQVGLFSSPHLERLEERFAVNRVPCAAEDVTQLMRAIAPVVVQIDAERDGDGPTYFEITTAMALLHFVRSGVDAAILEVGLGGRLDSTNICRPLVSVITTISRDHMALLGDTLPEIAGEKAGIIKSETPVVSGVEQPEPAAVIQRIAAQNAARLIEIGRDFVVQPTGQSTFDLTWRLGEQSGSLTNLACQMPGKHQMRNAGVAVMIAKTLESRGFAVSEEAIRNGLSIAQLPGRIERLADQPVVYVDAAHNDASITALIEVLSDLPVERRRLVLALSSDKEYREILRLVLPHFDEVWFTRYATNPRAIGPAQLEAAAVQLPTGRRSVIRHLVDDPQQAFADAIAASGENDLLCVAGSFFIAGEFRRFFRGE from the coding sequence ATGGACGGAAAACCCGCAGCATCGCCGGAAGGCGTCGAATTGGCGACTCCTGAGATTGGTTCGTATGACGAGGCGATCGGCTTTCTGATGGGTCGCATCAACTACGAACGCTCGGCGTTCATCCCGTACCGGAGCCCGCAGTTTCACCTCGCCCGGATGCGGCGGTTGGATGAGCTGCTCGGCAACTTGGTCGATCAGCTGAAAATCGTCCACATCGCGGGGACCAAAGGAAAAGGTTCGACGGCGACCGTGCTGAGCGCGATTCTGGAAGCGGCCGGCAACCAGGTCGGGCTGTTCAGTTCGCCCCATCTTGAGCGTCTGGAAGAACGTTTCGCCGTCAATCGAGTTCCCTGTGCCGCCGAAGACGTCACCCAGCTGATGCGGGCGATCGCGCCCGTCGTGGTGCAGATCGACGCCGAGCGCGACGGGGATGGTCCGACCTATTTCGAGATCACCACCGCGATGGCGCTGCTGCACTTCGTCCGCAGCGGCGTCGATGCGGCGATTCTGGAAGTGGGGCTGGGAGGCCGGCTCGACTCGACCAACATTTGCCGTCCGCTCGTTTCGGTGATTACCACGATCAGTCGCGATCACATGGCGCTATTGGGCGATACGCTGCCCGAGATCGCTGGCGAGAAGGCGGGGATCATCAAGAGCGAAACGCCGGTCGTCTCCGGCGTCGAGCAACCCGAGCCGGCCGCTGTGATCCAGCGGATCGCTGCGCAGAATGCAGCTCGATTGATCGAGATCGGCCGCGACTTTGTGGTCCAGCCAACCGGACAGAGCACGTTTGACCTGACTTGGCGACTGGGAGAGCAAAGCGGTTCGCTCACCAACTTGGCCTGCCAGATGCCAGGCAAGCATCAAATGCGGAACGCCGGCGTCGCGGTGATGATCGCCAAGACGCTCGAGTCGCGCGGCTTTGCGGTCAGCGAAGAGGCGATCCGAAATGGATTGTCGATTGCCCAGTTGCCTGGTCGAATCGAACGCCTGGCGGACCAGCCGGTCGTCTACGTCGACGCGGCCCACAACGACGCTTCGATTACCGCGCTGATCGAAGTGCTAAGCGATTTGCCGGTCGAACGCCGCCGCTTGGTCCTCGCCCTTTCGAGCGACAAAGAGTATCGCGAGATCCTGCGGTTGGTCTTGCCCCACTTCGACGAAGTCTGGTTTACCCGCTACGCCACCAATCCCCGCGCGATTGGTCCGGCCCAACTAGAAGCGGCGGCGGTACAGCTGCCAACCGGACGCCGCAGCGTGATTCGCCATCTGGTCGATGACCCGCAACAGGCGTTCGCCGACGCAATCGCCGCATCGGGCGAAAACGATCTGCTGTGCGTGGCGGGGTCGTTCTTTATCGCCGGCGAGTTCCGTCGCTTCTTTCGCGGTGAGTGA